One part of the Pirellulales bacterium genome encodes these proteins:
- a CDS encoding protein kinase, whose product MSVTIADFWHQLEQSRLISGEHCRQLAEQFGELKGVARQGNATVLAEWLVNQQALTRYQAKILLRGKSGPFFFGEYVLFEKISAGRLEGLYRALHLQSRHPVLLEFLEPGNFAEPQQRAALAEYTQFAANWLGHPHLLDLYQLARAERRAFVVYADCAGDTLDQVLQKSGPLPSAEACRLVRGALLGLAVQHQLGLVHGAIRPANLLLAHGGLVPTLLVPPLARDTWPDPAKADLSAFTPEQFTNQVDYMAPELARPGQTANILTDIYACGCLLYHSLAGRPPFAGGDLGTKFVRHASEPVQPLEPLGVPPQLAQVVAYAMAKDPGLRYTQAGQLAEALSYFVDPRALQIPLPAAPASRVAYLSWLGQQPRVDSGFVGARVGGSGNDNSSAGGALATLPNLSPQLDFGAAMAAVTNKQSPPGAPGVPLGDPASAGPSIFEQQTARREQAFRKQLFIAGGILGLVIITTMIVLSLNRDQPTDTPTEKNPSTISQQKTQPEPAPTVSPTTQSPMIATTGQDPLSGDPGTATPPATSPPVNTTPPVQNTSVIPGEPDRPLEISSPPTNVADDGNSLWASPTNGTPLNFSQLPAGAQLFFSCRPAFLLRQTRVGPKMVAAAGPLVAAGLEELRQITAVPVDELQLVQIAWVDGGNRLLPVVYARAAESMTKEKWLAALRNPAAGMEGSEQVYHGPAWSYHFPLVDGGKKIIIAPVAQLRELLTAPALPLPKMERLLKTSDAERGVNLLFAPNLLFSEGARFFPGQEPLLKFFADVLGYDTEALGLSLHVAGTDFFVEAKFRPSAGQSAAQGALLYREKIRNWQSAATAFINTVLPKNPQQYAFALLMKFPERVGMFSRFTRTGEENGLIVVRTYLNSDAAEHMVYGSELSMAYAGLLPTMTTGGTSSATQPGTTGANVPVGNTAAAKLQKVITLNFARDTLEKSMEMLSTEIGVPIEILGADLQLEGITKNQSFGLDEKDKTAEQILLTIFLKANPDGKLVYVIKTKEPGGVETIFITTRAAAAKRQEKLPAALDQPAKNSAKKGK is encoded by the coding sequence ATGTCGGTGACGATAGCGGATTTTTGGCATCAACTGGAACAAAGCCGTTTAATCAGCGGCGAGCATTGCCGCCAATTGGCAGAACAATTTGGCGAGTTAAAGGGGGTCGCGCGCCAGGGAAACGCCACCGTCCTGGCCGAATGGCTGGTCAATCAGCAAGCACTGACCCGCTACCAGGCAAAAATCCTCCTGCGGGGCAAGTCCGGTCCCTTCTTTTTTGGAGAGTATGTCCTCTTTGAAAAAATCTCCGCCGGTCGTTTAGAAGGTCTTTACCGGGCGTTGCACTTGCAGTCGCGGCATCCGGTCCTGTTGGAATTTTTAGAGCCGGGCAATTTTGCCGAACCCCAGCAACGCGCCGCCCTGGCGGAATACACCCAGTTCGCCGCCAACTGGCTGGGACATCCCCATTTGCTGGATCTGTATCAACTGGCGCGCGCGGAACGGCGGGCATTTGTCGTATATGCCGACTGCGCGGGAGACACCCTTGATCAAGTATTGCAAAAGTCCGGCCCCCTCCCCTCCGCGGAAGCTTGCCGACTGGTGCGGGGCGCGCTGTTAGGCTTGGCGGTGCAGCATCAACTAGGCCTGGTGCATGGGGCCATTCGACCCGCGAATTTGCTCTTGGCACACGGTGGGCTGGTCCCGACTTTGCTCGTCCCTCCCCTGGCCCGGGACACTTGGCCCGACCCCGCAAAGGCGGATCTTAGCGCTTTTACGCCGGAGCAATTCACCAACCAAGTCGATTACATGGCCCCCGAACTGGCCCGCCCCGGCCAAACCGCCAATATCCTGACCGATATTTACGCCTGCGGTTGCTTGCTGTATCACAGCTTGGCCGGTAGGCCCCCCTTTGCTGGCGGCGACTTGGGCACCAAATTTGTACGGCATGCCTCGGAGCCGGTCCAACCCCTGGAACCACTGGGCGTGCCGCCGCAACTGGCCCAAGTCGTGGCGTATGCCATGGCCAAGGACCCTGGCTTGCGTTACACGCAGGCTGGCCAGCTTGCCGAGGCATTATCCTACTTTGTTGATCCCCGGGCATTGCAGATACCGTTACCCGCGGCCCCCGCCAGTCGAGTAGCATATTTGAGTTGGCTGGGCCAGCAACCTCGCGTTGATAGCGGCTTTGTGGGTGCGCGGGTGGGAGGATCAGGCAATGATAATTCCAGCGCCGGGGGCGCGCTCGCAACGCTGCCTAACCTTTCGCCCCAGTTGGACTTTGGCGCCGCCATGGCCGCCGTGACAAATAAGCAATCTCCCCCTGGCGCGCCCGGCGTTCCCTTAGGAGACCCTGCTTCCGCCGGTCCGAGCATCTTTGAGCAGCAAACGGCACGCCGGGAACAAGCGTTTCGCAAGCAACTGTTTATTGCCGGGGGCATCCTGGGGCTAGTTATAATCACCACGATGATTGTGTTGTCCCTCAACCGGGATCAACCAACGGATACGCCAACGGAGAAAAATCCTTCCACAATATCCCAACAAAAAACCCAGCCAGAGCCTGCCCCCACCGTTAGCCCGACCACGCAGTCACCCATGATTGCGACGACCGGTCAAGATCCGCTTTCCGGCGATCCGGGAACCGCCACGCCCCCCGCGACTTCCCCCCCCGTGAATACGACTCCGCCTGTCCAAAATACGTCCGTTATCCCCGGTGAACCGGATCGTCCGCTGGAAATCTCGTCCCCCCCGACCAATGTGGCGGACGATGGAAACTCACTTTGGGCGTCTCCCACCAATGGAACGCCGCTAAATTTTTCTCAGTTACCCGCGGGAGCGCAACTCTTTTTTTCTTGTCGTCCGGCGTTTTTGTTAAGGCAAACGCGCGTCGGGCCAAAAATGGTGGCCGCCGCGGGGCCGCTGGTGGCGGCGGGGCTGGAGGAATTGCGTCAAATTACGGCAGTACCGGTGGATGAATTGCAGTTAGTGCAGATTGCCTGGGTGGACGGGGGAAATCGCCTGCTGCCGGTCGTCTATGCCCGCGCGGCCGAGTCCATGACCAAAGAGAAATGGCTGGCGGCCCTGCGTAACCCCGCGGCGGGGATGGAGGGAAGCGAACAAGTTTATCACGGCCCAGCCTGGAGTTATCATTTTCCCTTGGTGGATGGTGGAAAAAAAATCATTATCGCGCCGGTCGCGCAACTGCGGGAATTATTGACGGCTCCCGCGTTACCCTTGCCAAAGATGGAGCGGTTGTTAAAGACCAGTGACGCCGAGCGGGGGGTCAATCTATTGTTTGCCCCGAACTTGCTTTTCAGCGAGGGGGCCAGGTTTTTTCCCGGCCAGGAACCTTTACTCAAATTTTTTGCCGACGTTTTAGGTTATGACACCGAAGCCCTCGGGCTTAGCCTGCATGTGGCGGGGACTGATTTTTTTGTGGAGGCCAAATTTCGCCCCAGCGCGGGTCAATCCGCGGCTCAAGGGGCGCTACTCTATCGCGAAAAAATTAGAAACTGGCAAAGCGCCGCGACGGCCTTTATCAATACCGTTCTGCCTAAAAATCCGCAGCAATACGCTTTTGCGCTCCTGATGAAATTTCCCGAGCGCGTCGGCATGTTTAGCCGCTTTACCCGCACGGGGGAAGAAAACGGGCTGATCGTGGTGCGGACTTATCTCAATAGCGACGCGGCCGAGCACATGGTTTACGGCAGCGAACTGTCCATGGCGTACGCGGGCCTTTTACCAACGATGACAACCGGGGGAACCTCCTCCGCCACTCAACCCGGCACGACCGGCGCGAATGTTCCCGTCGGGAATACCGCCGCGGCCAAGTTGCAAAAAGTGATCACGCTCAACTTTGCCCGCGATACGCTGGAAAAGTCGATGGAAATGTTGTCGACGGAAATTGGCGTACCGATTGAAATTCTGGGGGCGGATTTGCAGCTTGAGGGGATTACCAAGAATCAATCCTTTGGACTGGATGAAAAAGACAAAACCGCCGAGCAGATTTTGCTGACAATTTTCTTAAAGGCCAATCCCGATGGCAAATTGGTCTATGTGATCAAAACCAAGGAACCAGGGGGAGTCGAGACAATCTTTATCACCACCCGCGCCGCCGCGGCCAAACGCCAGGAGAAACTTCCCGCCGCATTGGACCAACCGGCTAAGAATTCGGCTAAAAAAGGGAAGTAG
- a CDS encoding tetratricopeptide repeat protein has protein sequence MRRNLAALLFGASLFAAPLCGADLAILGQYYGTGVHHYNAGNYLAAHEDLNAAITGGSEDPRAFYFRGLSLLNLGSENEAIADFKKGAELEALDSTGFYQVGRSLERVQGSRRLQLEKYRAAARVALYQKAQEARNQRYEVARGNEAAVLRNTPLAKERSATVAPTPLVAIPKGADQAAAPAAVVPATPMASDPFGSPAAEPATTTPMAEDPFGTPAAEAPATPAPATPAPATPPAADNPFGEPEAAAPATEVPATPAPATPAPATPPAADNPFGEPEAAAPTTDVPATPAPATPPATDDNPFDSSASAPATPPASNQLAIPSEPRIASNTSRAPGRLASVGRALGNVLGKAVGNTVQDAQAAIPNPATLVPPPSANPPAATPMANAPEVTVEENIFDAPVVETPPAGAPTPAPATEPNPFDDNSAAAPSEEANPFDAGTPPVSPTPAPSESNPFDNTPAPPAEANPFDM, from the coding sequence ATGCGTAGGAATTTAGCCGCGCTGTTGTTTGGTGCGTCGTTGTTTGCCGCTCCGTTGTGCGGGGCGGATCTTGCGATATTGGGCCAGTATTATGGCACCGGCGTGCATCATTACAACGCGGGGAATTATCTGGCCGCGCATGAGGACCTCAACGCCGCGATTACCGGGGGGAGCGAAGACCCTCGCGCGTTTTATTTTCGTGGATTGAGTTTGCTGAATCTTGGCAGCGAAAATGAAGCGATTGCCGACTTTAAAAAAGGGGCCGAACTAGAGGCTCTTGATTCCACTGGTTTTTATCAAGTGGGCCGCAGCCTGGAACGTGTGCAGGGTTCGCGCCGGCTGCAATTAGAAAAATATCGCGCTGCGGCCCGGGTGGCGTTGTATCAAAAAGCACAAGAAGCGCGCAACCAACGGTACGAAGTTGCCCGTGGCAATGAAGCGGCTGTATTACGGAACACTCCCTTAGCCAAGGAACGCTCGGCAACGGTTGCACCAACTCCGTTAGTGGCGATCCCGAAGGGGGCGGATCAGGCTGCGGCTCCGGCGGCCGTGGTTCCCGCGACTCCTATGGCAAGCGATCCATTTGGCTCTCCAGCCGCAGAACCTGCGACAACAACACCCATGGCGGAAGACCCCTTTGGCACACCCGCCGCCGAAGCACCCGCCACACCGGCTCCGGCGACACCCGCACCGGCCACGCCCCCCGCCGCTGATAACCCATTTGGCGAACCAGAAGCCGCGGCTCCCGCTACCGAAGTTCCCGCCACCCCGGCTCCGGCGACACCCGCTCCCGCCACGCCCCCCGCCGCTGATAACCCATTTGGCGAACCAGAAGCGGCCGCACCGACTACCGATGTTCCCGCCACCCCGGCACCCGCCACACCACCAGCGACCGACGATAATCCTTTCGATAGTTCCGCCAGCGCTCCCGCAACTCCCCCTGCCAGCAACCAGTTGGCGATTCCTTCCGAGCCTCGTATAGCTAGTAATACATCCCGCGCGCCGGGGCGTTTGGCTAGCGTTGGGAGGGCGCTGGGAAATGTATTGGGTAAGGCCGTGGGAAATACAGTGCAGGATGCCCAAGCGGCAATTCCCAATCCTGCTACTTTAGTCCCTCCGCCATCAGCCAATCCCCCGGCGGCCACGCCCATGGCCAACGCGCCAGAAGTCACAGTGGAAGAAAATATTTTTGACGCCCCCGTTGTGGAGACTCCTCCTGCCGGGGCACCCACTCCCGCTCCCGCCACCGAACCTAATCCATTTGACGATAATTCCGCGGCCGCTCCATCCGAAGAGGCGAATCCTTTTGATGCAGGTACTCCTCCCGTTTCGCCAACGCCAGCGCCGTCGGAATCGAATCCATTTGACAATACTCCCGCGCCCCCGGCCGAGGCCAACCCCTTTGATATGTAG